The Doryrhamphus excisus isolate RoL2022-K1 chromosome 1, RoL_Dexc_1.0, whole genome shotgun sequence genome includes a window with the following:
- the LOC131108966 gene encoding transmembrane protein 233 — translation MALGVLNPQMKSSPRESECFDNSSTEEKEPPLKSYLLLTMLTCLCPAYPVNIVALVCSVMSRSSYYNGDYDGSRRLGKNALYVAIASIIIGLLIIAIICTVHFTTINH, via the exons ATGGCTCTGGGGGTTCTAAATCCACAGATGAAAAGTTCCCCCAGGGAGAGTGAATGTTTTGACAACAGCTCAACAGAGGAAAAGGAACCTCCGCTTAAAAGTTACCTTCTTTTAACGATGCTAACATGTTTGTGTCCTGCCTACCCTGTCAATATTGTTGCTCTGGTCTGCTCTGTTATG TCTAGGAGCAGCTATTACAACGGCGACTATGACGGGTCCAGGCGGTTAGGCAAGAATGCTCTTTACGTCGCCATCGCCTCCATCATCATCGGCCTCCTCATCATTGCCATCATCTGCACTGTCCATTTTACCACC ATAAATCATTAG
- the LOC131108652 gene encoding dynein axonemal intermediate chain 1-like: MSKDQTPLGKSHKSNKKKDDDDPGKLIKPPDQLDLTDAELKDEITRILTTSNPHAPDNLAYYNFGDGAYKLTNAVEHMAVHFVLEGCLEHDDDASSVASEDILEDVEPAAELDEDTSGEEDAGEDDRADSVASKADTQEPKSTNQFNFIERASQSLNNALQGRSCQTIPPPRCNYFATATQWAIYDAYMDELQQQEMKKEKQKSNKDDEKTKKKILLIETPRDDITQVAKAAKLFERMVNQNTFNEIAQDFRYFEDAADEFREQEGTLLPLWKFQYDKARIMSVTSLCWNHIYPDFFGVGLGSYDFSKQGRGMLLFYTLKNSTFPEYIFPTSSGVLCLDIHKQHSYLVAVGFYDGCVCVYNLKKNGLDPEYKSTVNSGKHSDPVWQVRWQNDNSLNFYSVSCDGRVVSWTIMKNELVFTDALRLILTDRVSDGLDGIEELITASGTSCDFHRQIDTLFLVGTEEGKIHKCSKNYSSQYLETYDAHNMAVDTVKWNPYHSKVFISCSSDWTVKIWDHDYKAPMFTFELNASVGDVAWAPYSSTVFAAVTTDGLVHVFDLAINKYQAICQQPVVSKKKTKLTHIEFNPIHPVVIVGDDRGSVISLKLSPNLRKKPKGKKGRDLVEGPEAEVAKMEKLLSLLRDLGESKV; the protein is encoded by the exons ATGAGCAAAGATCAA ACACCGCTTGGCAAGTCTCACAAAAGTAACAAGAAAAAG GATGATGACGATCCTGGGAAACTCATTAAGCCTCCCGATCAACTTGATCTTACTGATGCA GAACTGAAAGACGAAATCACAAGGATCCTGACCACATCAAATCCACATGCTCCTGATAATCTTGCCTACTATAACTTTGGC GATGGTGCTTACAAGCTGACCAACGCTGTGGAGCACATGGCTGTCCACTTTGTGTTGGAAGGCTGTCTGGAACATGATGATGACGCCAGTAGTGTGGCCAGTGAAGACATCCTGGAAGATG TTGAACCTGCAGCAGAACTTGATGAG GATACTTCCGGGGAGGAGGATGCTGGAGAGGATGACAGAGCAGACAGCGTCGCTTCCAAAGCAGACACACAAGAGCCAAAATCTACAAACCAATTCAACTTCATCGAAAGAGCCTCTCAATCACTTAATAATGCACTGCAG GGTAGAAGCTGCCAGACTATACCTCCCCCCCGCTGCAACTACTTCGCCACTGCTACTCAG TGGGCAATATATGATGCATATATGGATGAACTGCAGCAACAGGAGATGAAAAAAGAGAAACAGAAATCAAACAAAGATGATGAGAAAACCAAAAAGAAGATTCTGCTCATCGAGACACCG agagATGACATCACCCAAGTAGCCAAAGCAGCCAAGCTGTTTGAGCGAATGGTCAACCAGAATACGTTTAATGAAATAGCACAAG ATTTTAGATACTTCGAGGACGCAGCAGATGAATTCAGAGAGCAGGAGGGCACTCTTCTCCCCTTGTGGAAATTCCAGTATGACAAAGCCAGAATTATGTCTGTCACGTCCCTCTGCTG GAATCATATCTACCCAGACTTTTTCGGCGTGGGATTGGGATCAT ATGACTTCAGCAAACAAGGCCGTGGGATGCTTCTCTTCTACACATTGAAGAACTCTACCTTCCCTGAGTACATCTTCCCTACAAGTTCTGGCGTCCTGTGCCTGGATATCCATAAACAACATTCCTACTTGGTGGCTGTAGGCTTCTATgacggctgtgtgtgtgtgtacaactTGAAGAAGAATGGACTGGACCCTGAGTACAAGAGTACTGTTAACTCGGGCAAGCACAGTGACCCTGTGTGGCAG GTACGATGGCAGAATGACAACAGCCTCAATTTCTATTCCGTGTCCTGTGATGGCCGAGTCGTGTCTTGGACAATCATGAAG AATGAGCTAGTCTTCACAGATGCTCTCAGGCTAATACTGACTGATAGAGTATCTGATGGTCTAGACGGTATTGAGGAGCTCATTACCG CTAGTGGTACATCCTGTGACTTCCACAGACAGATCGACACTCTCTTCCTTGTTGGCACTGAGGAGGGTAAAATACACAAG TGCTCCAAGAATTACTCAAGCCAATACCTAGAGACCTATGATGCCCACAATATGGCAGTGGATACAGTAAAGTGGAATCCCTACCATTCGAAGGTTTTCATCTCTTGCAGTTCAGACTGGACAGTCAAGATCTGGGACCATGATTACAA AGCTCCCATGTTCACCTTTGAGCTCAATGCATCAGTTGGTGATGTGGCCTGGGCGCCATACTCCTCCACTGTCTTTGCTGCTGTGACCACAGATGGATTG GTCCATGTTTTTGACCTGGCCATCAACAAGTATCAAGCTATCTGCCAGcagccagtggtgtccaaaaagAAGACCAAGCTAACACACATTGAGTTTAATCCCATCCATCCTGTTGTCATAGTGGGTGATGATCGAGGCTCCGTTATCAGCCTCAAACTGTCCCCTAACCTCCGCAAGAAACCAAAG GGGAAGAAGGGTCGGGATTTGGTCGAAGGTCCTGAAGCAGAAGTAGCCAAGATGGAGAAACTACTCAGTTTGCTGAGGGACCTCGGGGAaagcaaagtttaa